In Alphaproteobacteria bacterium, one DNA window encodes the following:
- a CDS encoding outer membrane lipid asymmetry maintenance protein MlaD, whose amino-acid sequence MKRNVIETVIGAVVLAVAAFFLSFAYRSADLRKVEGYEITAAFPNIEGLHMGSDVRINGVKVGTISSQVLNPKTFLADVRFTLAPEIRIPSDTVAVVASEGLLGGRYLSLEIGVEEDLIANDGTGKLTRTQPPMRLEDLIGQVVFSRQKSGEGAAPAPAAAPVAVPAPAPALTPSAPSALPSSSSAVPAPLPPAPRTAVPAPKPMQNPAPLPAMEDPEE is encoded by the coding sequence ATGAAACGGAATGTCATTGAAACCGTCATCGGCGCCGTCGTTCTGGCCGTGGCCGCGTTCTTCCTATCCTTCGCCTATCGCAGCGCCGATCTGCGCAAAGTGGAAGGCTACGAGATCACCGCCGCCTTCCCGAATATTGAAGGCCTGCACATGGGCAGCGATGTCCGCATCAACGGCGTCAAGGTCGGCACCATATCCAGCCAGGTTCTGAATCCAAAGACCTTCCTGGCAGATGTGCGCTTTACACTGGCACCCGAGATTCGCATTCCCAGCGACACGGTGGCGGTGGTGGCCAGCGAAGGTCTGCTGGGTGGGCGCTATCTGTCGCTTGAGATCGGCGTGGAAGAAGACCTGATCGCCAATGACGGCACCGGCAAGCTAACGCGCACACAACCTCCGATGAGATTAGAAGACCTGATCGGCCAAGTGGTCTTCAGTCGTCAGAAATCAGGCGAAGGCGCGGCACCTGCCCCTGCGGCGGCACCTGTGGCTGTTCCCGCCCCAGCGCCAGCTCTAACACCGAGCGCACCGAGCGCGCTGCCGTCCAGCAGTTCGGCTGTTCCGGCCCCACTGCCCCCGGCTCCGCGCACGGCAGTGCCAGCACCCAAGCCCATGCAAAATCCTGCGCCCTTGCCCGCAATGGAAGATCCGGAAGAATAA
- a CDS encoding NADH:ubiquinone oxidoreductase subunit NDUFA12 gives MTGKLSWIRRLSQIGTLLAVGLCASLVGTDEAGNRYYRARRTRPGQRERRFVIYPGETDSSSVPARWHGWLHHTLDVPLDPRESHYSWLKSHRPNLSGLPGAWLPPGHPMASGQRPASTADIQTWQPPSDTAPSASERAVSSTLQGR, from the coding sequence ATGACTGGAAAACTCTCTTGGATTCGGCGTTTGTCCCAAATCGGTACGCTGCTGGCGGTTGGCCTTTGCGCCAGCCTGGTCGGCACGGACGAGGCGGGCAATCGCTATTACCGCGCCCGCCGTACACGGCCCGGACAGCGCGAGAGGCGCTTTGTGATCTATCCTGGCGAGACCGATTCTAGTTCGGTTCCGGCACGATGGCATGGTTGGCTGCACCACACGCTGGACGTGCCCTTGGATCCGCGCGAATCCCATTATTCTTGGCTGAAATCCCATCGGCCCAATCTGTCGGGCCTGCCCGGTGCCTGGCTGCCGCCAGGTCATCCTATGGCAAGCGGGCAACGTCCGGCCAGTACGGCTGATATTCAGACTTGGCAACCGCCTTCGGACACGGCACCATCGGCGTCCGAAAGGGCTGTTTCCTCCACCCTCCAGGGAAGGTAA
- a CDS encoding DUF2155 domain-containing protein, with translation MAVSSSSETSKPPPVPMEYYPVAVLRGLDKVAAKAERFLAPVGVPMHFGTLDVTVRACAKTPPEEKPEAAAYLEINESRQGTQPVVLFRGWMYASSPSLSGLEHPVYDLWLLDCQSAK, from the coding sequence CTGGCCGTATCGTCTTCATCAGAGACATCAAAGCCACCCCCGGTCCCAATGGAATATTATCCCGTCGCTGTGCTGCGCGGACTGGACAAGGTGGCAGCTAAGGCCGAACGCTTTCTGGCACCGGTGGGCGTACCCATGCATTTTGGCACACTCGATGTAACCGTACGCGCTTGCGCCAAAACGCCGCCCGAGGAAAAGCCCGAGGCCGCAGCCTATCTGGAGATCAACGAATCGCGCCAAGGTACCCAGCCTGTTGTGCTGTTTCGCGGCTGGATGTATGCCTCCAGTCCTTCTTTATCCGGCCTGGAACATCCTGTGTATGACTTATGGCTATTAGATTGCCAGTCGGCTAAATAG
- a CDS encoding HAD family hydrolase — protein sequence MPALFLDRDGVINTDTGCATDRHNFSLMPGVAPVLRHIQGMGWRLVVVTNQSWIGHGHLSLQDYRDVTDHMRSLLSAEDVVLDDVLHAPYHPHAQIEAFRCESFWRKPAPGMILDAAQSLRIDLSRSAMVGDRARDVQSARQAGLAMSIFIASPLPETGMPDPDGPSYADHVIEHVRELPVLLRKASIPSLLGYMNAKGVGQRLPGLPI from the coding sequence ATGCCCGCACTATTCTTAGACCGTGACGGTGTCATTAACACCGATACAGGCTGTGCGACGGATCGTCACAATTTCTCGTTGATGCCAGGTGTGGCCCCTGTACTGCGGCATATTCAGGGGATGGGGTGGCGGCTGGTGGTGGTGACCAACCAGTCCTGGATCGGCCACGGCCATCTATCGTTGCAGGACTATCGTGATGTCACCGATCACATGCGTAGTTTGCTGTCGGCGGAAGATGTCGTCTTGGACGATGTTCTGCACGCTCCCTATCATCCCCATGCTCAAATTGAAGCCTTTCGATGTGAGAGTTTCTGGCGCAAACCGGCCCCGGGTATGATCTTGGATGCCGCCCAAAGTCTGCGCATTGATCTATCACGTAGCGCCATGGTCGGTGACCGAGCCCGTGATGTGCAATCGGCACGTCAGGCAGGATTGGCGATGTCCATCTTCATAGCTTCGCCTTTGCCTGAGACGGGCATGCCCGATCCTGATGGACCGAGCTATGCCGATCATGTGATTGAGCATGTGCGCGAACTGCCGGTGCTGTTGCGCAAAGCCAGCATACCTTCCTTGTTGGGTTATATGAACGCAAAAGGTGTAGGGCAGCGTTTGCCGGGGCTTCCTATTTAG
- the glmS gene encoding glutamine--fructose-6-phosphate transaminase (isomerizing) produces MCGIVGVVGCEQAVPLLIEGLSRLEYRGYDSAGVATLVDGVIERRRQQGKLEGLRGKLQSEPLSGRVGIGHTRWATHGRPNETNAHPHATDEVAVVHNGIIENHRALRLELEAQGCVFSSETDTEVVAHLVSHELRQGKTPAQAVAASLKRLEGAFALGMIFAGHEDLLIAARRGSPLAVGVGPGQQVAIGSDALALAPISDNVIYLEEGDWAQLTPGHVEIYDSHDAPAHRAMQPGQLSGAMTGKGSYRHFMSKEIAEQPVVIGNTLCSLLDEAQRKVATPGIAIDWDKITRLTVTACGTAYYAGLVAKYWFERLAGMPVEVDIASEYRYRGGPVDPAGLCVVISQSGETADTLAALRHVRQKGQKVLAVVNVPHSSIAREADYVIPTLAGPEIGVASTKAFTTQLAVLACLAIQAGVARGALTPDAAADLVQALTEVPAQINEILHREAQLQHMAKEFVDARHALYLGRGSTFPLALEGALKLKEISYIHAEGYPSGELKHGPIALIDDSMPVIVLAPHDELFEKTVSNLQEVRARGGRSYVFSDAAGLSHIDTTAGFEMPTCHPLTAPILYAIPMQLLAYHTAIAKGTDVDQPRNLAKSVTVE; encoded by the coding sequence ATGTGCGGCATTGTCGGTGTGGTGGGATGTGAGCAAGCGGTGCCTTTGTTGATCGAGGGCCTTAGTCGTCTGGAATATCGCGGCTATGACAGCGCGGGCGTGGCCACATTGGTGGACGGCGTGATCGAGCGTCGTCGCCAGCAAGGCAAATTGGAAGGCCTGCGCGGCAAGCTGCAATCGGAGCCTTTGTCTGGGCGCGTGGGGATAGGTCACACGCGCTGGGCCACGCATGGCCGCCCGAACGAGACGAACGCGCATCCGCACGCCACCGACGAGGTGGCCGTGGTGCATAACGGGATCATCGAAAACCACCGCGCCTTGCGCCTCGAGCTGGAAGCCCAAGGCTGTGTGTTTAGCAGCGAGACGGATACCGAAGTCGTCGCCCATCTGGTCAGCCACGAACTGCGCCAAGGCAAGACTCCCGCCCAGGCCGTCGCCGCCAGCTTGAAACGCCTGGAAGGCGCCTTTGCGCTGGGGATGATCTTTGCCGGGCACGAAGACCTGTTGATCGCGGCGCGGCGCGGCAGTCCCTTGGCGGTGGGCGTTGGGCCTGGACAGCAGGTCGCCATCGGTTCGGACGCCTTGGCCTTGGCCCCCATCAGCGACAATGTAATTTATCTAGAGGAAGGCGATTGGGCGCAACTGACCCCCGGACATGTCGAGATCTACGACTCCCATGACGCGCCGGCGCATCGCGCGATGCAGCCAGGCCAGCTTTCCGGCGCGATGACCGGCAAGGGGTCCTATCGTCATTTTATGAGCAAAGAGATCGCCGAGCAGCCCGTCGTGATCGGCAACACGTTGTGCAGCTTGCTTGATGAAGCGCAGCGTAAAGTGGCGACGCCAGGAATCGCGATAGACTGGGACAAAATCACGCGCCTGACCGTCACAGCATGCGGTACCGCCTATTACGCCGGGCTTGTGGCCAAATATTGGTTCGAACGTTTGGCCGGAATGCCGGTCGAGGTGGATATCGCATCGGAATACCGCTATCGCGGCGGGCCGGTCGATCCGGCGGGTCTGTGCGTGGTGATCTCGCAATCGGGCGAGACGGCGGACACTTTGGCGGCCTTGCGACATGTGCGTCAAAAGGGCCAAAAAGTCCTGGCCGTCGTGAACGTCCCACACAGTTCCATCGCGCGTGAAGCGGATTATGTGATTCCGACTCTGGCTGGTCCCGAGATCGGCGTGGCTTCGACCAAGGCCTTTACCACGCAATTGGCCGTGTTGGCGTGCTTGGCGATCCAGGCCGGCGTGGCGCGCGGCGCGCTTACGCCCGATGCGGCGGCGGACCTGGTCCAGGCATTGACCGAGGTGCCTGCCCAGATCAACGAGATTCTACACCGGGAAGCCCAGTTGCAACATATGGCCAAGGAATTCGTCGATGCGCGCCATGCCCTCTATCTGGGGCGCGGCAGCACTTTCCCCCTGGCCCTGGAAGGCGCGCTGAAGCTGAAGGAGATATCCTATATCCATGCCGAGGGGTATCCGTCGGGCGAGTTGAAACACGGCCCCATCGCCCTGATTGACGACAGCATGCCCGTGATCGTGCTGGCCCCGCATGACGAGTTATTCGAAAAGACGGTCTCGAACTTGCAGGAGGTCCGCGCGCGCGGGGGCCGCAGTTATGTGTTCAGCGACGCGGCGGGCCTTTCGCATATCGACACCACCGCCGGTTTCGAGATGCCGACCTGTCATCCCTTGACCGCGCCGATTCTCTACGCCATCCCCATGCAGCTTTTGGCCTATCACACCGCCATCGCCAAAGGCACCGATGTCGATCAGCCCCGCAATCTGGCCAAAAGCGTGACGGTGGAGTAG
- a CDS encoding ABC transporter ATP-binding protein has translation MAKTYLRPHIGTLVGALLLMAVASSMTAAWAKLMEMIFDGFQSRQTDRLIELSLIILGSFVLRGLATYGHSVLMSHIGQRVVATIQNQTYGHLMNSDLSFFQDNASGTLISRMTNDVGIMRSTVVECLTGSVRGVLTLAFLIGVMFWQDWRLALGASLVFPWTALYVARKAKKLRRVASHTQAAVASFADALNQTFQGIRHVKAYGMESHEQNRVGGLTERMYALAMKAARTASAAAPITEVFSGLTIVLVLLYGAWRIGEGQSTAGALLSFMTAFLLAYEPMKRLARVNPQMQAGMAAAERIFAMLDTAPQVVNTPGAKTLPPGKHGLKLEKVSFLYADGKPALTEVDIDVPPGRTVALVGPSGAGKSSVISLILRFFDPQQGRLLIGGTDIRDVTLESLRGQIALVSQEAVLFNESVRTNIAYGRPGASDAQIEQAARSASAHDFIAALPQGYDTVIGENGLSLSGGQRQRLTIARAMLRDAPLLLLDEATSALDAESERAVQAALRQLQQGRTTLVIAHRPSALADADYVYVLDHGRVVEHGTPAELMGGGGLYARLYGLGKPASSSVDGV, from the coding sequence ATGGCCAAGACCTATTTGCGTCCTCATATCGGGACGCTGGTGGGGGCTTTGTTGCTGATGGCCGTGGCATCCTCCATGACGGCGGCCTGGGCCAAGCTGATGGAGATGATCTTTGACGGCTTCCAGTCGCGCCAGACGGATCGTTTGATCGAACTGAGCCTGATTATCCTAGGGTCCTTTGTGTTGCGCGGCTTGGCCACTTATGGCCACAGCGTGTTGATGAGCCATATCGGCCAGCGCGTGGTGGCCACCATCCAGAATCAGACTTATGGCCATTTGATGAATTCGGATTTGTCGTTTTTCCAGGATAACGCCTCGGGCACTTTGATTTCGCGCATGACCAATGACGTGGGCATCATGCGCAGCACGGTGGTGGAATGCCTGACGGGCAGCGTGCGCGGCGTGTTGACTCTGGCCTTTTTGATCGGCGTCATGTTTTGGCAGGATTGGCGCTTGGCGCTTGGCGCATCGCTGGTCTTTCCGTGGACCGCGCTTTATGTGGCGCGCAAGGCCAAAAAACTGCGCCGCGTGGCCTCGCACACCCAGGCGGCGGTGGCCAGTTTTGCCGATGCCCTTAATCAGACCTTCCAAGGCATTCGACATGTCAAGGCCTATGGCATGGAATCGCATGAGCAGAACCGCGTGGGCGGTCTGACCGAGCGCATGTATGCGCTGGCCATGAAGGCCGCGCGCACCGCATCGGCCGCCGCGCCGATTACCGAAGTCTTTAGCGGCCTGACCATCGTTTTGGTCTTGCTGTACGGCGCGTGGCGCATCGGCGAGGGACAAAGCACGGCGGGTGCCTTGTTGTCATTCATGACTGCCTTTTTGCTGGCCTATGAACCGATGAAGCGACTGGCGCGCGTCAATCCGCAGATGCAAGCGGGCATGGCGGCGGCTGAGCGCATTTTCGCCATGTTGGATACCGCGCCTCAGGTGGTGAATACGCCAGGGGCCAAGACTTTGCCGCCGGGTAAGCATGGCTTGAAGCTGGAGAAGGTCAGCTTTCTTTATGCCGATGGTAAACCGGCCCTGACAGAGGTGGATATCGACGTGCCGCCTGGCCGCACCGTCGCCTTGGTGGGACCATCGGGGGCGGGTAAGTCCAGCGTCATCAGCCTGATCCTGCGTTTTTTCGATCCTCAGCAAGGCCGCTTGCTGATCGGCGGAACGGATATCCGCGATGTGACGCTGGAAAGCCTGCGCGGTCAGATCGCCTTGGTCAGTCAAGAGGCCGTCTTGTTCAACGAATCCGTGCGCACCAATATCGCCTATGGACGGCCAGGGGCCAGCGACGCGCAAATCGAACAAGCCGCCCGCTCTGCCAGCGCCCATGACTTTATCGCCGCCTTACCCCAAGGCTATGACACGGTGATCGGCGAGAACGGCTTATCGCTTTCCGGAGGTCAGCGTCAGCGTTTGACCATCGCCCGGGCCATGCTGCGCGACGCGCCCTTGTTGTTGTTGGACGAGGCCACATCGGCGCTGGACGCCGAATCCGAACGCGCCGTGCAGGCCGCTTTGCGTCAGTTGCAACAAGGCCGCACCACATTGGTGATCGCGCATCGGCCTTCGGCCTTGGCGGATGCGGATTATGTCTATGTCCTGGACCATGGCCGCGTTGTCGAGCATGGGACGCCCGCCGAGCTTATGGGCGGCGGCGGGCTCTATGCGCGGCTTTATGGTCTGGGTAAACCCGCATCATCATCTGTTGATGGAGTCTGA